In a genomic window of Cyclopterus lumpus isolate fCycLum1 chromosome 13, fCycLum1.pri, whole genome shotgun sequence:
- the LOC117741689 gene encoding serine/threonine-protein kinase pim-1-like, whose amino-acid sequence MGKVFGKLFTAVEKEKELPSNSEDIGVVAGGGKRKRTEDGESLPRKRSRKRDSSPQNDELPSSSEDIGVVDGGGKRKQTEDGESPPWKRSRKPGPFPWSGELFSSEDTESRNTPEAALSEGSAKRKAVDDEGPVEKKYRLLDESDVFKAKYQQLKKLGQGSFGCVFAGYRRADNLPVAIKHIDRKHHLTLYQEDDGYTIPMEVAVLEHLQANSERHSAPVDLLDWYVEEQGLILVLERPLPAVDLANYIQGKGGHLIETEAKIIINQLLDAAIDLKQKHIFHRDIKPENLLIETCMKSPRVRLIDFGLSCFDGDGDTYSNFYGSFVPPEWHRRQEYEAGPSTVYQIGVVLFAMLQGVASSGHLSFQKLKNSWWLSEYCKDFYKACMHVNPDQRFTLEQMRNHPWLR is encoded by the exons ATGGGTAAAGTATTTGGAAAGCTCTTCACagctgtggagaaggagaaggagttgccTTCAAACTCAGAAGACATTGGTGTCGTCgctggaggagggaagaggaaacggacagaagatggggaaagcctaccGAGGAAAAGAAGTAGGAAACGGGACTCCTCCCCGCAGAACGATGAGTTGCCGTCCAGCTCAGAAGACATTGGTGTTGTCgatggaggagggaagaggaaacagacagaagatggggaaagcccaCCCTGGAAAAGAAGCAGGAAACCGGGCCCCTTCCCGTGGAGCGGTGAGTTGTTcagctcagaggacactg aaagcagaaacacaccCGAGGCGGCTCTGAGCGAGGGAAGCGCTAAGAGGAAGGCGGTCGACGATGAAGGACCGGTTGAGAAGAAGTACAGGCTTCTAGACGAGTCAGACGTGTTTAAGGCCAAGTACCAGCAGCTGAAGAAACTTGGCCAAGGATCGTTTGGATGCGTGTTTGCTGGCTACCGCAGAGCGGATAATCTACCC GTCGCCATCAAGCATATCGACAGGAAACACCATCTCACCCTTTACCAAGAAGATGATGGGTACAcgatccccatggaggtcgcTGTCCTAGAGCATCTACAGGCCAACTCAGAGCGGCATTCAGCACCAGTTGACCTACTGGACTGGTACGTTGAGGAACAGGggctgatcctggtgctggagagaccgTTGCCGGCCGTAGACCTCGCCAACTACATCCAAGGCAAAGGAGGCCACTTGATAGAAACGGAAGCCaag attataattaatcagctgctggatgcagccattgacctcaagcagaagcacattttccaccgTGACATTAAACCCGAAAATCTTCTTATTGAGACCTGCATGAAGTCGCCGCGAGTTCGCCTCATCGACTTCGGTTTGAGCTGCTTcgacggagacggagacaccTATAGCAACTTTTATG gttcTTTCGTCCCCCCAGAGTGGCACCGTCGGCAGGAATACGAAGCCGGACCCTCGACAGTATACCAGATCGGAGTGGTCCTGTTCGCCATGCTCCAAGGCGTGGCATCTAGCGGGCACCTGTCCTTTCAGAAGCTGAAGAACAGTTGGTGGCTTTCCGAAT attGCAAAGATTTCTACAAggcgtgcatgcatgtgaatccggatcagcggttcaccctggagcagatgaggaatcacccgtggctgagatag